The Triticum aestivum cultivar Chinese Spring chromosome 3A, IWGSC CS RefSeq v2.1, whole genome shotgun sequence genome includes a region encoding these proteins:
- the LOC123059837 gene encoding beta-1,2-xylosyltransferase XYXT1 isoform X2 → MVSVDAKQAAPAAGGRAQRHLNLCFVAGFLLVLLTYLVVSQQFAVTSPVAAVPTTPPHRKHQAVKSPGAGEAGFTQGGREGEGKAEARPAHEQQQQTGPPKAEGRARGVGKTDDDGAAKPFDNGKVVCSASPYSYTCDVFGDVRTNGTAHTVTLVPATSRPERREWSIQAYARFNMTGIPNVTVTQLDSTSALSPAPACTITHRVPAIVLALGGHLGNYFHDFSDALVPLFVASRRYGGEVQLLAGNIQPWWLGKYEAVVRRLTKYDVLDLDHDDQVRCFRHVTVGLNMHKEFNIVPELVPGGVPLSMLNFTAFLRETYSLPRAAPIRLTNKKSSPPVDGKKMKKPRLMLLDRGHYRKLVNVPEIVKAAEKAGFEVTIADPRFNVRVKELALSVNSFDVLLGVHGAGLTNSAFLPPGAVVIQVVPYGKLEPMAQREFGDPAANMGLRYLEYSISVEESTLLETLGPDHPAIKDPDSVHRSGWDKVAEYYLGKQNVRVDVQRFAPTLALALDHLRQQ, encoded by the exons atgGTCAGCGTCGACGCGAagcaggcggcgccggcggcgggggggAGGGCGCAGAGGCACCTCAACCTGTGCTTCGTCGCCGGCTTCCTCCTCGTGCTCCTCACCTACCTCGTCGTCTCCCAGCAGTTCGCCGTCACCTCCCCCGTCG CAGCTGTCCCCACGACGCCGCCGCACAGGAAGCATCAGGCCGTCAAGTCCCCCGGCGCCGGCGAAGCAG GATTTACGCAAGGGGGTCGAGAAGGAGAGGGCAAGGCGGAGGCCAGACCAGCTCACGAGCAGCAGCAGCAAACGG GGCCGCCGAAAGCAGAGGGCCGCGCGCGCGGCGTGGGGAAGACAGACGACGACGGTGCGGCCAAGCCGTTTG ACAACGGCAAGGTGGTGTGCAGCGCGAGCCCCTACTCCTACACCTGCGACGTCTTCGGCGACGTCCGGACCAACGGCACGGCCCACACCGTCACCCTGGTGCCGGCGACGTCCCGACCAGAGCGCCGGGAGTGGAGCATCCAGGCCTACGCCCGCTTCAACATGACTGGCATCCCCAACGTCACGGTGACGCAGCTCGACTCGACGTCCGCGCTGTCCCCGGCGCCCGCGTGCACGATCACGCACCGTGTCCCGGCCATCGTGCTCGCGCTCGGCGGCCACCTGGGCAACTACTTCCACGACTTCAGCGACGCGCTCGTGCCGCTCTTCGTGGCGTCGCGCCGGTACGGCGGCGAGGTCCAGCTCCTGGCCGGCAACATCCAGCCCTGGTGGCTCGGCAAGTACGAGGCCGTCGTGCGGCGGCTGACAAAGTACGACGTCCTCGACCTCGACCACGACGATCAGGTCCGGTGCTTCCGGCACGTCACCGTGGGCCTCAACATGCACAAGGAGTTCAACATCGTGCCCGAGCTGGTCCCCGGCGGCGTCCCGCTCTCCATGCTCAACTTCACCGCCTTCCTCCGCGAGACCTACTCCCTGCCGCGCGCCGCTCCCATCCGCCTGACTAATAAGAAGAGCAGCCCGCCGGTGGacgggaagaagatgaagaagccgcGGCTGATGCTGCTCGACCGGGGCCACTACCGGAAGCTCGTCAACGTGCCGGAGATTGTCAAGGCGGCCGAGAAGGCCGGGTTCGAGGTGACCATCGCGGACCCGCGGTTTAACGTGCGCGTCAAAGAGCTGGCCCTCTCCGTGAACTCGTTCGACGTGCTGCTCGGCGTGCACGGCGCCGGGCTGACCAACTCGGCGTTCCTGCCGCCGGGGGCGGTGGTGATCCAGGTGGTGCCCTACGGCAAGCTGGAGCCGATGGCGCAGAGGGAATTCGGCGACCCCGCGGCCAACATGGGGCTCCGGTACCTCGAGTACAGCATCTCCGTGGAGGAGAGCACGCTGCTGGAGACGCTGGGGCCTGACCACCCCGCGATCAAGGATCCGGATTCCGTCCACCGGAGCGGGTGGGACAAGGTCGCCGAGTACTACCTTGGCAAGCAGAACGTGCGCGTCGACGTCCAAAGGTTCGCGCCGACGCTCGCGCTCGCGCTCGACCATCTCCGGCAACAGTAG
- the LOC123059837 gene encoding beta-1,2-xylosyltransferase XYXT1 isoform X7: MVSVDAKQAAPAAGGRAQRHLNLCFVAGFLLVLLTYLVVSQQFAVTSPVAVPTTPPHRKHQAVKSPGAGEADNGKVVCSASPYSYTCDVFGDVRTNGTAHTVTLVPATSRPERREWSIQAYARFNMTGIPNVTVTQLDSTSALSPAPACTITHRVPAIVLALGGHLGNYFHDFSDALVPLFVASRRYGGEVQLLAGNIQPWWLGKYEAVVRRLTKYDVLDLDHDDQVRCFRHVTVGLNMHKEFNIVPELVPGGVPLSMLNFTAFLRETYSLPRAAPIRLTNKKSSPPVDGKKMKKPRLMLLDRGHYRKLVNVPEIVKAAEKAGFEVTIADPRFNVRVKELALSVNSFDVLLGVHGAGLTNSAFLPPGAVVIQVVPYGKLEPMAQREFGDPAANMGLRYLEYSISVEESTLLETLGPDHPAIKDPDSVHRSGWDKVAEYYLGKQNVRVDVQRFAPTLALALDHLRQQ, encoded by the exons atgGTCAGCGTCGACGCGAagcaggcggcgccggcggcgggggggAGGGCGCAGAGGCACCTCAACCTGTGCTTCGTCGCCGGCTTCCTCCTCGTGCTCCTCACCTACCTCGTCGTCTCCCAGCAGTTCGCCGTCACCTCCCCCGTCG CTGTCCCCACGACGCCGCCGCACAGGAAGCATCAGGCCGTCAAGTCCCCCGGCGCCGGCGAAGCAG ACAACGGCAAGGTGGTGTGCAGCGCGAGCCCCTACTCCTACACCTGCGACGTCTTCGGCGACGTCCGGACCAACGGCACGGCCCACACCGTCACCCTGGTGCCGGCGACGTCCCGACCAGAGCGCCGGGAGTGGAGCATCCAGGCCTACGCCCGCTTCAACATGACTGGCATCCCCAACGTCACGGTGACGCAGCTCGACTCGACGTCCGCGCTGTCCCCGGCGCCCGCGTGCACGATCACGCACCGTGTCCCGGCCATCGTGCTCGCGCTCGGCGGCCACCTGGGCAACTACTTCCACGACTTCAGCGACGCGCTCGTGCCGCTCTTCGTGGCGTCGCGCCGGTACGGCGGCGAGGTCCAGCTCCTGGCCGGCAACATCCAGCCCTGGTGGCTCGGCAAGTACGAGGCCGTCGTGCGGCGGCTGACAAAGTACGACGTCCTCGACCTCGACCACGACGATCAGGTCCGGTGCTTCCGGCACGTCACCGTGGGCCTCAACATGCACAAGGAGTTCAACATCGTGCCCGAGCTGGTCCCCGGCGGCGTCCCGCTCTCCATGCTCAACTTCACCGCCTTCCTCCGCGAGACCTACTCCCTGCCGCGCGCCGCTCCCATCCGCCTGACTAATAAGAAGAGCAGCCCGCCGGTGGacgggaagaagatgaagaagccgcGGCTGATGCTGCTCGACCGGGGCCACTACCGGAAGCTCGTCAACGTGCCGGAGATTGTCAAGGCGGCCGAGAAGGCCGGGTTCGAGGTGACCATCGCGGACCCGCGGTTTAACGTGCGCGTCAAAGAGCTGGCCCTCTCCGTGAACTCGTTCGACGTGCTGCTCGGCGTGCACGGCGCCGGGCTGACCAACTCGGCGTTCCTGCCGCCGGGGGCGGTGGTGATCCAGGTGGTGCCCTACGGCAAGCTGGAGCCGATGGCGCAGAGGGAATTCGGCGACCCCGCGGCCAACATGGGGCTCCGGTACCTCGAGTACAGCATCTCCGTGGAGGAGAGCACGCTGCTGGAGACGCTGGGGCCTGACCACCCCGCGATCAAGGATCCGGATTCCGTCCACCGGAGCGGGTGGGACAAGGTCGCCGAGTACTACCTTGGCAAGCAGAACGTGCGCGTCGACGTCCAAAGGTTCGCGCCGACGCTCGCGCTCGCGCTCGACCATCTCCGGCAACAGTAG
- the LOC123059837 gene encoding beta-1,2-xylosyltransferase XYXT1 isoform X4: MVSVDAKQAAPAAGGRAQRHLNLCFVAGFLLVLLTYLVVSQQFAVTSPVAVPTTPPHRKHQAVKSPGAGEAGFTQGGREGEGKAEARPAHEQQQQTGPPKAEGRARGVGKTDDDGAAKPFDNGKVVCSASPYSYTCDVFGDVRTNGTAHTVTLVPATSRPERREWSIQAYARFNMTGIPNVTVTQLDSTSALSPAPACTITHRVPAIVLALGGHLGNYFHDFSDALVPLFVASRRYGGEVQLLAGNIQPWWLGKYEAVVRRLTKYDVLDLDHDDQVRCFRHVTVGLNMHKEFNIVPELVPGGVPLSMLNFTAFLRETYSLPRAAPIRLTNKKSSPPVDGKKMKKPRLMLLDRGHYRKLVNVPEIVKAAEKAGFEVTIADPRFNVRVKELALSVNSFDVLLGVHGAGLTNSAFLPPGAVVIQVVPYGKLEPMAQREFGDPAANMGLRYLEYSISVEESTLLETLGPDHPAIKDPDSVHRSGWDKVAEYYLGKQNVRVDVQRFAPTLALALDHLRQQ; this comes from the exons atgGTCAGCGTCGACGCGAagcaggcggcgccggcggcgggggggAGGGCGCAGAGGCACCTCAACCTGTGCTTCGTCGCCGGCTTCCTCCTCGTGCTCCTCACCTACCTCGTCGTCTCCCAGCAGTTCGCCGTCACCTCCCCCGTCG CTGTCCCCACGACGCCGCCGCACAGGAAGCATCAGGCCGTCAAGTCCCCCGGCGCCGGCGAAGCAG GATTTACGCAAGGGGGTCGAGAAGGAGAGGGCAAGGCGGAGGCCAGACCAGCTCACGAGCAGCAGCAGCAAACGG GGCCGCCGAAAGCAGAGGGCCGCGCGCGCGGCGTGGGGAAGACAGACGACGACGGTGCGGCCAAGCCGTTTG ACAACGGCAAGGTGGTGTGCAGCGCGAGCCCCTACTCCTACACCTGCGACGTCTTCGGCGACGTCCGGACCAACGGCACGGCCCACACCGTCACCCTGGTGCCGGCGACGTCCCGACCAGAGCGCCGGGAGTGGAGCATCCAGGCCTACGCCCGCTTCAACATGACTGGCATCCCCAACGTCACGGTGACGCAGCTCGACTCGACGTCCGCGCTGTCCCCGGCGCCCGCGTGCACGATCACGCACCGTGTCCCGGCCATCGTGCTCGCGCTCGGCGGCCACCTGGGCAACTACTTCCACGACTTCAGCGACGCGCTCGTGCCGCTCTTCGTGGCGTCGCGCCGGTACGGCGGCGAGGTCCAGCTCCTGGCCGGCAACATCCAGCCCTGGTGGCTCGGCAAGTACGAGGCCGTCGTGCGGCGGCTGACAAAGTACGACGTCCTCGACCTCGACCACGACGATCAGGTCCGGTGCTTCCGGCACGTCACCGTGGGCCTCAACATGCACAAGGAGTTCAACATCGTGCCCGAGCTGGTCCCCGGCGGCGTCCCGCTCTCCATGCTCAACTTCACCGCCTTCCTCCGCGAGACCTACTCCCTGCCGCGCGCCGCTCCCATCCGCCTGACTAATAAGAAGAGCAGCCCGCCGGTGGacgggaagaagatgaagaagccgcGGCTGATGCTGCTCGACCGGGGCCACTACCGGAAGCTCGTCAACGTGCCGGAGATTGTCAAGGCGGCCGAGAAGGCCGGGTTCGAGGTGACCATCGCGGACCCGCGGTTTAACGTGCGCGTCAAAGAGCTGGCCCTCTCCGTGAACTCGTTCGACGTGCTGCTCGGCGTGCACGGCGCCGGGCTGACCAACTCGGCGTTCCTGCCGCCGGGGGCGGTGGTGATCCAGGTGGTGCCCTACGGCAAGCTGGAGCCGATGGCGCAGAGGGAATTCGGCGACCCCGCGGCCAACATGGGGCTCCGGTACCTCGAGTACAGCATCTCCGTGGAGGAGAGCACGCTGCTGGAGACGCTGGGGCCTGACCACCCCGCGATCAAGGATCCGGATTCCGTCCACCGGAGCGGGTGGGACAAGGTCGCCGAGTACTACCTTGGCAAGCAGAACGTGCGCGTCGACGTCCAAAGGTTCGCGCCGACGCTCGCGCTCGCGCTCGACCATCTCCGGCAACAGTAG
- the LOC123059837 gene encoding beta-1,2-xylosyltransferase XYXT1 isoform X3 encodes MVSVDAKQAAPAAGGRAQRHLNLCFVAGFLLVLLTYLVVSQQFAVTSPVAVPTTPPHRKHQAVKSPGAGEAGFTQGGREGEGKAEARPAHEQQQQTAGPPKAEGRARGVGKTDDDGAAKPFDNGKVVCSASPYSYTCDVFGDVRTNGTAHTVTLVPATSRPERREWSIQAYARFNMTGIPNVTVTQLDSTSALSPAPACTITHRVPAIVLALGGHLGNYFHDFSDALVPLFVASRRYGGEVQLLAGNIQPWWLGKYEAVVRRLTKYDVLDLDHDDQVRCFRHVTVGLNMHKEFNIVPELVPGGVPLSMLNFTAFLRETYSLPRAAPIRLTNKKSSPPVDGKKMKKPRLMLLDRGHYRKLVNVPEIVKAAEKAGFEVTIADPRFNVRVKELALSVNSFDVLLGVHGAGLTNSAFLPPGAVVIQVVPYGKLEPMAQREFGDPAANMGLRYLEYSISVEESTLLETLGPDHPAIKDPDSVHRSGWDKVAEYYLGKQNVRVDVQRFAPTLALALDHLRQQ; translated from the exons atgGTCAGCGTCGACGCGAagcaggcggcgccggcggcgggggggAGGGCGCAGAGGCACCTCAACCTGTGCTTCGTCGCCGGCTTCCTCCTCGTGCTCCTCACCTACCTCGTCGTCTCCCAGCAGTTCGCCGTCACCTCCCCCGTCG CTGTCCCCACGACGCCGCCGCACAGGAAGCATCAGGCCGTCAAGTCCCCCGGCGCCGGCGAAGCAG GATTTACGCAAGGGGGTCGAGAAGGAGAGGGCAAGGCGGAGGCCAGACCAGCTCACGAGCAGCAGCAGCAAACGG CAGGGCCGCCGAAAGCAGAGGGCCGCGCGCGCGGCGTGGGGAAGACAGACGACGACGGTGCGGCCAAGCCGTTTG ACAACGGCAAGGTGGTGTGCAGCGCGAGCCCCTACTCCTACACCTGCGACGTCTTCGGCGACGTCCGGACCAACGGCACGGCCCACACCGTCACCCTGGTGCCGGCGACGTCCCGACCAGAGCGCCGGGAGTGGAGCATCCAGGCCTACGCCCGCTTCAACATGACTGGCATCCCCAACGTCACGGTGACGCAGCTCGACTCGACGTCCGCGCTGTCCCCGGCGCCCGCGTGCACGATCACGCACCGTGTCCCGGCCATCGTGCTCGCGCTCGGCGGCCACCTGGGCAACTACTTCCACGACTTCAGCGACGCGCTCGTGCCGCTCTTCGTGGCGTCGCGCCGGTACGGCGGCGAGGTCCAGCTCCTGGCCGGCAACATCCAGCCCTGGTGGCTCGGCAAGTACGAGGCCGTCGTGCGGCGGCTGACAAAGTACGACGTCCTCGACCTCGACCACGACGATCAGGTCCGGTGCTTCCGGCACGTCACCGTGGGCCTCAACATGCACAAGGAGTTCAACATCGTGCCCGAGCTGGTCCCCGGCGGCGTCCCGCTCTCCATGCTCAACTTCACCGCCTTCCTCCGCGAGACCTACTCCCTGCCGCGCGCCGCTCCCATCCGCCTGACTAATAAGAAGAGCAGCCCGCCGGTGGacgggaagaagatgaagaagccgcGGCTGATGCTGCTCGACCGGGGCCACTACCGGAAGCTCGTCAACGTGCCGGAGATTGTCAAGGCGGCCGAGAAGGCCGGGTTCGAGGTGACCATCGCGGACCCGCGGTTTAACGTGCGCGTCAAAGAGCTGGCCCTCTCCGTGAACTCGTTCGACGTGCTGCTCGGCGTGCACGGCGCCGGGCTGACCAACTCGGCGTTCCTGCCGCCGGGGGCGGTGGTGATCCAGGTGGTGCCCTACGGCAAGCTGGAGCCGATGGCGCAGAGGGAATTCGGCGACCCCGCGGCCAACATGGGGCTCCGGTACCTCGAGTACAGCATCTCCGTGGAGGAGAGCACGCTGCTGGAGACGCTGGGGCCTGACCACCCCGCGATCAAGGATCCGGATTCCGTCCACCGGAGCGGGTGGGACAAGGTCGCCGAGTACTACCTTGGCAAGCAGAACGTGCGCGTCGACGTCCAAAGGTTCGCGCCGACGCTCGCGCTCGCGCTCGACCATCTCCGGCAACAGTAG
- the LOC123059837 gene encoding beta-1,2-xylosyltransferase XYXT1 isoform X1 yields MVSVDAKQAAPAAGGRAQRHLNLCFVAGFLLVLLTYLVVSQQFAVTSPVAAVPTTPPHRKHQAVKSPGAGEAGFTQGGREGEGKAEARPAHEQQQQTAGPPKAEGRARGVGKTDDDGAAKPFDNGKVVCSASPYSYTCDVFGDVRTNGTAHTVTLVPATSRPERREWSIQAYARFNMTGIPNVTVTQLDSTSALSPAPACTITHRVPAIVLALGGHLGNYFHDFSDALVPLFVASRRYGGEVQLLAGNIQPWWLGKYEAVVRRLTKYDVLDLDHDDQVRCFRHVTVGLNMHKEFNIVPELVPGGVPLSMLNFTAFLRETYSLPRAAPIRLTNKKSSPPVDGKKMKKPRLMLLDRGHYRKLVNVPEIVKAAEKAGFEVTIADPRFNVRVKELALSVNSFDVLLGVHGAGLTNSAFLPPGAVVIQVVPYGKLEPMAQREFGDPAANMGLRYLEYSISVEESTLLETLGPDHPAIKDPDSVHRSGWDKVAEYYLGKQNVRVDVQRFAPTLALALDHLRQQ; encoded by the exons atgGTCAGCGTCGACGCGAagcaggcggcgccggcggcgggggggAGGGCGCAGAGGCACCTCAACCTGTGCTTCGTCGCCGGCTTCCTCCTCGTGCTCCTCACCTACCTCGTCGTCTCCCAGCAGTTCGCCGTCACCTCCCCCGTCG CAGCTGTCCCCACGACGCCGCCGCACAGGAAGCATCAGGCCGTCAAGTCCCCCGGCGCCGGCGAAGCAG GATTTACGCAAGGGGGTCGAGAAGGAGAGGGCAAGGCGGAGGCCAGACCAGCTCACGAGCAGCAGCAGCAAACGG CAGGGCCGCCGAAAGCAGAGGGCCGCGCGCGCGGCGTGGGGAAGACAGACGACGACGGTGCGGCCAAGCCGTTTG ACAACGGCAAGGTGGTGTGCAGCGCGAGCCCCTACTCCTACACCTGCGACGTCTTCGGCGACGTCCGGACCAACGGCACGGCCCACACCGTCACCCTGGTGCCGGCGACGTCCCGACCAGAGCGCCGGGAGTGGAGCATCCAGGCCTACGCCCGCTTCAACATGACTGGCATCCCCAACGTCACGGTGACGCAGCTCGACTCGACGTCCGCGCTGTCCCCGGCGCCCGCGTGCACGATCACGCACCGTGTCCCGGCCATCGTGCTCGCGCTCGGCGGCCACCTGGGCAACTACTTCCACGACTTCAGCGACGCGCTCGTGCCGCTCTTCGTGGCGTCGCGCCGGTACGGCGGCGAGGTCCAGCTCCTGGCCGGCAACATCCAGCCCTGGTGGCTCGGCAAGTACGAGGCCGTCGTGCGGCGGCTGACAAAGTACGACGTCCTCGACCTCGACCACGACGATCAGGTCCGGTGCTTCCGGCACGTCACCGTGGGCCTCAACATGCACAAGGAGTTCAACATCGTGCCCGAGCTGGTCCCCGGCGGCGTCCCGCTCTCCATGCTCAACTTCACCGCCTTCCTCCGCGAGACCTACTCCCTGCCGCGCGCCGCTCCCATCCGCCTGACTAATAAGAAGAGCAGCCCGCCGGTGGacgggaagaagatgaagaagccgcGGCTGATGCTGCTCGACCGGGGCCACTACCGGAAGCTCGTCAACGTGCCGGAGATTGTCAAGGCGGCCGAGAAGGCCGGGTTCGAGGTGACCATCGCGGACCCGCGGTTTAACGTGCGCGTCAAAGAGCTGGCCCTCTCCGTGAACTCGTTCGACGTGCTGCTCGGCGTGCACGGCGCCGGGCTGACCAACTCGGCGTTCCTGCCGCCGGGGGCGGTGGTGATCCAGGTGGTGCCCTACGGCAAGCTGGAGCCGATGGCGCAGAGGGAATTCGGCGACCCCGCGGCCAACATGGGGCTCCGGTACCTCGAGTACAGCATCTCCGTGGAGGAGAGCACGCTGCTGGAGACGCTGGGGCCTGACCACCCCGCGATCAAGGATCCGGATTCCGTCCACCGGAGCGGGTGGGACAAGGTCGCCGAGTACTACCTTGGCAAGCAGAACGTGCGCGTCGACGTCCAAAGGTTCGCGCCGACGCTCGCGCTCGCGCTCGACCATCTCCGGCAACAGTAG
- the LOC123059837 gene encoding beta-1,2-xylosyltransferase XYXT1 isoform X6: MVSVDAKQAAPAAGGRAQRHLNLCFVAGFLLVLLTYLVVSQQFAVTSPVAAVPTTPPHRKHQAVKSPGAGEADNGKVVCSASPYSYTCDVFGDVRTNGTAHTVTLVPATSRPERREWSIQAYARFNMTGIPNVTVTQLDSTSALSPAPACTITHRVPAIVLALGGHLGNYFHDFSDALVPLFVASRRYGGEVQLLAGNIQPWWLGKYEAVVRRLTKYDVLDLDHDDQVRCFRHVTVGLNMHKEFNIVPELVPGGVPLSMLNFTAFLRETYSLPRAAPIRLTNKKSSPPVDGKKMKKPRLMLLDRGHYRKLVNVPEIVKAAEKAGFEVTIADPRFNVRVKELALSVNSFDVLLGVHGAGLTNSAFLPPGAVVIQVVPYGKLEPMAQREFGDPAANMGLRYLEYSISVEESTLLETLGPDHPAIKDPDSVHRSGWDKVAEYYLGKQNVRVDVQRFAPTLALALDHLRQQ, from the exons atgGTCAGCGTCGACGCGAagcaggcggcgccggcggcgggggggAGGGCGCAGAGGCACCTCAACCTGTGCTTCGTCGCCGGCTTCCTCCTCGTGCTCCTCACCTACCTCGTCGTCTCCCAGCAGTTCGCCGTCACCTCCCCCGTCG CAGCTGTCCCCACGACGCCGCCGCACAGGAAGCATCAGGCCGTCAAGTCCCCCGGCGCCGGCGAAGCAG ACAACGGCAAGGTGGTGTGCAGCGCGAGCCCCTACTCCTACACCTGCGACGTCTTCGGCGACGTCCGGACCAACGGCACGGCCCACACCGTCACCCTGGTGCCGGCGACGTCCCGACCAGAGCGCCGGGAGTGGAGCATCCAGGCCTACGCCCGCTTCAACATGACTGGCATCCCCAACGTCACGGTGACGCAGCTCGACTCGACGTCCGCGCTGTCCCCGGCGCCCGCGTGCACGATCACGCACCGTGTCCCGGCCATCGTGCTCGCGCTCGGCGGCCACCTGGGCAACTACTTCCACGACTTCAGCGACGCGCTCGTGCCGCTCTTCGTGGCGTCGCGCCGGTACGGCGGCGAGGTCCAGCTCCTGGCCGGCAACATCCAGCCCTGGTGGCTCGGCAAGTACGAGGCCGTCGTGCGGCGGCTGACAAAGTACGACGTCCTCGACCTCGACCACGACGATCAGGTCCGGTGCTTCCGGCACGTCACCGTGGGCCTCAACATGCACAAGGAGTTCAACATCGTGCCCGAGCTGGTCCCCGGCGGCGTCCCGCTCTCCATGCTCAACTTCACCGCCTTCCTCCGCGAGACCTACTCCCTGCCGCGCGCCGCTCCCATCCGCCTGACTAATAAGAAGAGCAGCCCGCCGGTGGacgggaagaagatgaagaagccgcGGCTGATGCTGCTCGACCGGGGCCACTACCGGAAGCTCGTCAACGTGCCGGAGATTGTCAAGGCGGCCGAGAAGGCCGGGTTCGAGGTGACCATCGCGGACCCGCGGTTTAACGTGCGCGTCAAAGAGCTGGCCCTCTCCGTGAACTCGTTCGACGTGCTGCTCGGCGTGCACGGCGCCGGGCTGACCAACTCGGCGTTCCTGCCGCCGGGGGCGGTGGTGATCCAGGTGGTGCCCTACGGCAAGCTGGAGCCGATGGCGCAGAGGGAATTCGGCGACCCCGCGGCCAACATGGGGCTCCGGTACCTCGAGTACAGCATCTCCGTGGAGGAGAGCACGCTGCTGGAGACGCTGGGGCCTGACCACCCCGCGATCAAGGATCCGGATTCCGTCCACCGGAGCGGGTGGGACAAGGTCGCCGAGTACTACCTTGGCAAGCAGAACGTGCGCGTCGACGTCCAAAGGTTCGCGCCGACGCTCGCGCTCGCGCTCGACCATCTCCGGCAACAGTAG
- the LOC123059837 gene encoding beta-1,2-xylosyltransferase XYXT1 isoform X5, whose protein sequence is MVSVDAKQAAPAAGGRAQRHLNLCFVAGFLLVLLTYLVVSQQFAVTSPVAAVPTTPPHRKHQAVKSPGAGEAGFTQGGREGEGKAEARPAHEQQQQTDNGKVVCSASPYSYTCDVFGDVRTNGTAHTVTLVPATSRPERREWSIQAYARFNMTGIPNVTVTQLDSTSALSPAPACTITHRVPAIVLALGGHLGNYFHDFSDALVPLFVASRRYGGEVQLLAGNIQPWWLGKYEAVVRRLTKYDVLDLDHDDQVRCFRHVTVGLNMHKEFNIVPELVPGGVPLSMLNFTAFLRETYSLPRAAPIRLTNKKSSPPVDGKKMKKPRLMLLDRGHYRKLVNVPEIVKAAEKAGFEVTIADPRFNVRVKELALSVNSFDVLLGVHGAGLTNSAFLPPGAVVIQVVPYGKLEPMAQREFGDPAANMGLRYLEYSISVEESTLLETLGPDHPAIKDPDSVHRSGWDKVAEYYLGKQNVRVDVQRFAPTLALALDHLRQQ, encoded by the exons atgGTCAGCGTCGACGCGAagcaggcggcgccggcggcgggggggAGGGCGCAGAGGCACCTCAACCTGTGCTTCGTCGCCGGCTTCCTCCTCGTGCTCCTCACCTACCTCGTCGTCTCCCAGCAGTTCGCCGTCACCTCCCCCGTCG CAGCTGTCCCCACGACGCCGCCGCACAGGAAGCATCAGGCCGTCAAGTCCCCCGGCGCCGGCGAAGCAG GATTTACGCAAGGGGGTCGAGAAGGAGAGGGCAAGGCGGAGGCCAGACCAGCTCACGAGCAGCAGCAGCAAACGG ACAACGGCAAGGTGGTGTGCAGCGCGAGCCCCTACTCCTACACCTGCGACGTCTTCGGCGACGTCCGGACCAACGGCACGGCCCACACCGTCACCCTGGTGCCGGCGACGTCCCGACCAGAGCGCCGGGAGTGGAGCATCCAGGCCTACGCCCGCTTCAACATGACTGGCATCCCCAACGTCACGGTGACGCAGCTCGACTCGACGTCCGCGCTGTCCCCGGCGCCCGCGTGCACGATCACGCACCGTGTCCCGGCCATCGTGCTCGCGCTCGGCGGCCACCTGGGCAACTACTTCCACGACTTCAGCGACGCGCTCGTGCCGCTCTTCGTGGCGTCGCGCCGGTACGGCGGCGAGGTCCAGCTCCTGGCCGGCAACATCCAGCCCTGGTGGCTCGGCAAGTACGAGGCCGTCGTGCGGCGGCTGACAAAGTACGACGTCCTCGACCTCGACCACGACGATCAGGTCCGGTGCTTCCGGCACGTCACCGTGGGCCTCAACATGCACAAGGAGTTCAACATCGTGCCCGAGCTGGTCCCCGGCGGCGTCCCGCTCTCCATGCTCAACTTCACCGCCTTCCTCCGCGAGACCTACTCCCTGCCGCGCGCCGCTCCCATCCGCCTGACTAATAAGAAGAGCAGCCCGCCGGTGGacgggaagaagatgaagaagccgcGGCTGATGCTGCTCGACCGGGGCCACTACCGGAAGCTCGTCAACGTGCCGGAGATTGTCAAGGCGGCCGAGAAGGCCGGGTTCGAGGTGACCATCGCGGACCCGCGGTTTAACGTGCGCGTCAAAGAGCTGGCCCTCTCCGTGAACTCGTTCGACGTGCTGCTCGGCGTGCACGGCGCCGGGCTGACCAACTCGGCGTTCCTGCCGCCGGGGGCGGTGGTGATCCAGGTGGTGCCCTACGGCAAGCTGGAGCCGATGGCGCAGAGGGAATTCGGCGACCCCGCGGCCAACATGGGGCTCCGGTACCTCGAGTACAGCATCTCCGTGGAGGAGAGCACGCTGCTGGAGACGCTGGGGCCTGACCACCCCGCGATCAAGGATCCGGATTCCGTCCACCGGAGCGGGTGGGACAAGGTCGCCGAGTACTACCTTGGCAAGCAGAACGTGCGCGTCGACGTCCAAAGGTTCGCGCCGACGCTCGCGCTCGCGCTCGACCATCTCCGGCAACAGTAG